A single Bacteroidota bacterium DNA region contains:
- a CDS encoding M28 family metallopeptidase produces the protein MANTYPYQKTMISAAMLIIFFVLFSCKKDEDIAMESQPFITDFIGNIKTDSISQKISWLQQNGTRFALSNNRKTIALGIRDKLLAYGYADARLDSFNVSGTYDGSSYNCTQYNVIATLGGAVHPDSLCVVGAHYDCIVDETDPLVAAPGADDNASGVAGMLEIARVMKQQNYSPRTSIVFVAFGCEELDLNGSAALAQQYSSAGTKIGMMLNMDMIGYDKESDAGSWEINIMCYDNSESLRSQAASLAKTYTSLTPENDNQYNTEGDSYSFNQKGYQALFFLSYDDDPYYHTINDLKSNVNVEYCSQVVKLNCSMLLYNNQ, from the coding sequence ATGGCAAACACTTACCCTTACCAAAAAACAATGATATCAGCAGCTATGCTGATAATATTCTTTGTTCTTTTTTCCTGTAAAAAGGATGAAGACATAGCAATGGAATCACAACCCTTCATCACCGATTTTATCGGAAATATCAAAACCGATTCAATCAGTCAGAAGATTTCATGGCTGCAGCAGAACGGAACCCGGTTCGCGTTAAGCAATAACCGTAAAACGATTGCATTGGGAATACGCGATAAGTTGCTTGCCTATGGTTATGCCGACGCTCGCCTCGATTCATTCAATGTGAGCGGTACTTACGATGGAAGCAGTTATAACTGCACTCAGTACAATGTAATTGCAACGCTTGGAGGAGCCGTTCATCCCGACAGCCTGTGCGTGGTAGGAGCGCATTATGATTGCATTGTTGATGAGACCGACCCGCTGGTGGCTGCCCCCGGTGCCGATGATAATGCCTCCGGAGTTGCCGGAATGCTTGAGATTGCGAGGGTGATGAAACAGCAGAATTACAGTCCCCGCACCTCCATTGTGTTTGTTGCCTTTGGCTGCGAAGAACTTGACCTGAACGGCAGTGCAGCGCTCGCGCAGCAGTATTCATCGGCAGGTACTAAAATCGGCATGATGCTCAATATGGATATGATAGGCTATGATAAAGAGTCCGATGCCGGCTCATGGGAGATTAATATCATGTGTTACGATAACTCGGAATCCCTGCGGTCGCAGGCTGCGTCACTGGCAAAAACTTATACCTCGCTCACTCCTGAAAATGATAACCAGTATAATACCGAAGGCGACAGCTATTCATTTAATCAAAAAGGATATCAGGCATTGTTTTTCCTGAGTTACGACGACGACCCGTATTATCACACTATCAACGACCTCAAGTCAAACGTGAATGTTGA
- a CDS encoding T9SS type A sorting domain-containing protein codes for MRSFKRTVLSLLLLCAGVMNLTAQVSTASSGGDATGPGGSVSYTIGQLDYVQSSGGGATVSQGVQQPYEIFSSSVEEMKGIELSASVMPNPVEGVLTLTIDENHYQNLRWSLFDMQGRQIGNNAITSAVTTFQMGDLSSGNYFLKISDNQKEIKSFKIIKNR; via the coding sequence ATGAGAAGTTTCAAACGAACGGTATTGTCTTTACTGTTGCTTTGCGCCGGAGTAATGAATCTTACGGCACAGGTCAGTACCGCAAGCAGCGGAGGCGATGCTACCGGACCGGGTGGTTCCGTGAGTTACACAATAGGGCAACTTGATTACGTGCAGTCGAGCGGAGGCGGTGCAACCGTTTCTCAGGGCGTGCAGCAACCCTATGAGATATTCAGTTCATCGGTTGAAGAAATGAAGGGAATTGAATTGTCGGCATCGGTCATGCCCAATCCGGTGGAAGGAGTCCTTACACTCACGATTGACGAAAACCACTATCAGAACCTCAGATGGTCTTTATTCGATATGCAGGGCAGGCAGATTGGCAATAATGCCATCACCTCTGCAGTCACCACGTTTCAGATGGGTGACCTGAGTTCGGGGAACTATTTTCTTAAAATCAGTGATAACCAGAAAGAAATCAAATCATTCAAAATAATTAAAAACAGGTA